In Herbaspirillum sp. WKF16, one genomic interval encodes:
- the nusB gene encoding transcription antitermination factor NusB — protein MSNKSQHANSNKNRTPRHRAREFALQGLYQWLLNHEDTGAIEAHIREAHGFDKADAEHFDTLLTGAIRDAEQLRSGLAPLIDRPIKELSPVEHAALLIGAYELKNHIEIPYKVVINEAVELTKSFGGIDGHKYVNGVLDRFSAQVRATEVEAGRR, from the coding sequence ATGTCGAACAAATCTCAACACGCCAATTCGAACAAGAACCGCACCCCGCGCCACCGCGCGCGCGAGTTCGCGTTGCAGGGCTTGTACCAGTGGCTGCTCAACCATGAGGACACCGGCGCCATCGAGGCCCACATCCGCGAAGCCCACGGTTTCGACAAGGCCGACGCCGAGCATTTCGATACGCTGCTGACCGGCGCCATTCGCGACGCCGAGCAATTGCGCTCGGGCCTGGCGCCGCTGATCGACCGCCCCATCAAGGAGCTGTCGCCGGTGGAACATGCCGCGCTGCTGATCGGCGCCTACGAGCTGAAGAACCACATCGAGATTCCTTACAAGGTGGTGATCAACGAAGCGGTGGAGCTGACCAAGTCCTTCGGCGGCATCGACGGACACAAGTACGTCAACGGCGTGCTGGACCGCTTCTCCGCCCAGGTGCGCGCCACCGAAGTCGAGGCCGGCCGCCGCTGA
- a CDS encoding fumarylacetoacetate hydrolase family protein has product MSFAIPAPAQSTVPVVGGDPFPVRRIYCVGRNYAAHAREMGHDPDREPPFFFTKPADAIVPTDSVVPYPAATSDYHHEIELVVALGRGGRDVPVEKALELVYGYGVGLDMTRRDIQAQAKKMGRPWDMAKGFDQSAPCAPIVPAAKSGHPDKGAVWLKVNGEVRQEGDLSDLIWSVAETISYLSGLVELFPGDLIYTGTPEGVGAVVKGDKLQGHVDGLPDINITIG; this is encoded by the coding sequence ATGAGTTTCGCCATTCCCGCCCCCGCCCAGTCCACCGTTCCGGTAGTCGGAGGCGATCCCTTCCCGGTGCGCCGCATCTATTGCGTCGGCCGCAACTATGCGGCGCACGCCCGCGAGATGGGCCATGACCCCGACCGCGAACCGCCGTTCTTCTTCACCAAGCCGGCCGACGCCATCGTGCCGACCGACTCGGTGGTGCCTTACCCGGCGGCCACTTCCGATTACCACCACGAGATCGAACTGGTGGTGGCGCTGGGCCGCGGCGGCCGCGACGTGCCGGTGGAAAAGGCGCTGGAGCTGGTCTACGGCTACGGCGTCGGCCTCGACATGACCCGCCGCGACATCCAGGCCCAGGCCAAGAAGATGGGCCGTCCCTGGGACATGGCCAAGGGCTTCGACCAGTCGGCGCCGTGCGCGCCCATCGTCCCGGCCGCCAAGTCCGGCCATCCCGACAAGGGCGCCGTGTGGCTCAAGGTGAACGGGGAAGTGCGCCAGGAAGGCGACCTGTCGGACCTGATCTGGAGCGTGGCCGAAACCATTTCCTACCTGTCCGGCCTGGTCGAGCTGTTCCCGGGCGACCTGATCTACACCGGCACGCCCGAAGGCGTGGGCGCGGTGGTCAAGGGCGACAAGCTGCAAGGCCATGTGGACGGCCTGCCTGACATCAACATCACCATCGGTTGA
- the ubiD gene encoding 4-hydroxy-3-polyprenylbenzoate decarboxylase produces MKYTDLRDFISQLQQKGELKRVSLPVSSHLEMTEICDRTLRAEGPALLFERVDQKNIPVLANLFGTPRRVALGMGAEDTGELRRIGHLLARLKEPEPPKGIKDVLGLGTLVKSLWDMAPKERSSAPCQDVVWEGKDVDLSRLPIQHCWPGDIAPLITWGLVITKGPNKKRQNLGIYRQQVLGPNKVIMRWLAHRGGALDFREHCIANPGKPYPVAVALGADPATILGAVTPVPDSLSEYQFAGLLRGSRTELVKAMGSELRVPASSEIVLEGHIYPDEAHASGYEHALEGPYGDHTGYYNEQDWFPVFTVDRITMRRDPIYHSTYTGKPPDEPAVLGVALNEVFVPLLQKQFSEITDFYLPPEGCSYRMAVVQMRKSYAGHAKRVMFGVWSFLRQFMYTKFIVVVDEDVDIRDWKEVIWAITTRVDPVRDTVMVDNTPIDYLDFASPISGLGSKMGIDATNKWPGETNREWGTPIAMSDDVKKRVDDIWQQLGI; encoded by the coding sequence ATGAAATACACGGATTTGCGCGATTTTATTTCTCAGTTGCAACAAAAAGGTGAGCTCAAGCGCGTTTCCCTCCCGGTTTCCTCCCATCTGGAGATGACCGAGATCTGCGATCGCACCCTCCGGGCGGAAGGTCCGGCGCTCCTTTTTGAGCGCGTCGACCAGAAAAATATCCCGGTGCTGGCCAATCTTTTTGGCACGCCGCGCCGCGTCGCGCTGGGCATGGGCGCCGAGGATACCGGTGAGCTGCGCCGCATCGGCCACCTGCTGGCGCGCCTCAAGGAGCCGGAGCCGCCCAAGGGCATCAAGGATGTGCTGGGCCTGGGAACGCTGGTCAAGTCGCTGTGGGACATGGCGCCCAAGGAGCGCAGCTCGGCGCCCTGCCAGGACGTGGTATGGGAGGGCAAGGATGTCGACCTGTCGCGCCTGCCGATCCAGCACTGCTGGCCGGGCGACATCGCTCCCCTGATTACATGGGGCCTGGTGATCACCAAGGGCCCTAACAAGAAGCGCCAGAATCTCGGCATCTATCGCCAGCAGGTGCTCGGTCCCAACAAGGTCATCATGCGCTGGCTGGCGCATCGCGGCGGCGCGCTGGATTTCCGCGAGCACTGCATTGCCAATCCCGGCAAGCCGTATCCGGTGGCGGTCGCCCTCGGCGCCGATCCCGCCACTATATTAGGAGCGGTGACGCCGGTGCCGGACAGCTTGTCCGAGTACCAGTTCGCCGGCCTCCTGCGCGGCAGCCGCACCGAGCTGGTCAAGGCCATGGGCAGCGAGCTGCGCGTGCCGGCATCCAGCGAGATCGTGCTGGAAGGGCACATCTATCCGGACGAGGCCCATGCCTCCGGCTATGAGCATGCGCTGGAAGGCCCCTACGGCGACCACACCGGCTACTACAACGAGCAGGACTGGTTCCCGGTATTTACGGTGGACCGCATCACCATGCGGCGCGACCCGATCTATCACTCGACCTACACCGGCAAGCCGCCCGACGAACCCGCTGTGCTGGGCGTGGCCTTGAACGAGGTGTTCGTGCCGCTGCTGCAAAAGCAGTTCTCCGAGATCACCGACTTCTACCTGCCGCCCGAGGGGTGCAGCTACCGCATGGCCGTGGTGCAGATGCGCAAGTCCTACGCCGGCCACGCCAAGCGGGTCATGTTCGGGGTGTGGAGTTTCCTGCGCCAGTTCATGTACACCAAGTTCATCGTGGTGGTGGACGAAGACGTCGACATCCGCGACTGGAAAGAAGTGATCTGGGCCATCACCACGCGCGTCGATCCGGTGCGCGATACGGTCATGGTGGACAACACGCCGATCGATTACCTCGACTTCGCCTCGCCCATCAGCGGGCTGGGCAGCAAGATGGGCATCGACGCCACCAACAAGTGGCCGGGCGAGACCAACCGCGAGTGGGGCACGCCGATCGCGATGAGCGACGACGTGAAGAAGCGCGTCGACGATATCTGGCAGCAGCTGGGCATCTGA
- a CDS encoding lytic transglycosylase domain-containing protein, producing the protein MSNQATEAPLESAPQMVRRAAFRIASGNARVAQFFSVAHRALTVLGVAALFVLGLMFFNPDLADRLISLSPFSDASEEVAADQPETPPLAQLMSSAVPVAAVPVIAGTAAAAAIPAPNPQMSAEERELLGTPRQQKLVTEWLAKRYRVASDAADMLVSASYLTARDIKLDPLLILSVIAIESRFNPFAESPMGAQGLMQVMSKVHHDKFQDLGGIKAALNPVANIRVGSQILKEYVTRGGSVEAGLKTYVGAAEMANDGGYGVKVLSEYQNLKQVAMGKNVSIYTTAVVKLPPAVSASAAPPKPAAANNVASAAPAKAKAEEQLAAL; encoded by the coding sequence ATGTCCAACCAAGCTACTGAGGCGCCTTTAGAAAGCGCCCCACAGATGGTTCGCCGCGCCGCTTTCCGGATTGCATCCGGCAATGCGCGCGTTGCACAGTTTTTCAGCGTCGCCCACCGTGCATTGACGGTACTCGGCGTCGCCGCCCTGTTCGTACTGGGCCTGATGTTCTTCAACCCCGACCTGGCCGACCGGCTGATCAGCCTGTCGCCGTTTTCGGATGCAAGCGAGGAAGTCGCCGCCGACCAGCCCGAGACTCCGCCGCTGGCGCAGTTGATGAGCTCGGCGGTGCCGGTGGCGGCCGTGCCGGTCATCGCCGGAACCGCTGCGGCGGCAGCGATCCCCGCGCCCAATCCGCAGATGAGCGCGGAAGAGCGCGAACTGCTGGGCACGCCGCGCCAGCAGAAGCTAGTCACCGAATGGCTGGCCAAGCGCTATCGCGTGGCCAGCGACGCGGCCGACATGCTGGTGTCCGCCTCCTACCTGACGGCGCGCGACATCAAGCTCGATCCGCTGCTGATCCTGTCGGTGATCGCCATCGAATCGCGCTTCAACCCGTTCGCGGAAAGCCCGATGGGCGCGCAAGGCCTGATGCAGGTGATGTCCAAGGTGCACCATGACAAATTCCAGGATCTCGGCGGCATCAAGGCAGCCCTCAATCCGGTGGCCAACATCCGCGTCGGCTCGCAGATCCTGAAGGAATACGTGACGCGCGGCGGTTCGGTCGAAGCCGGCCTGAAGACCTACGTGGGCGCGGCCGAAATGGCCAACGACGGCGGCTACGGCGTGAAGGTGCTGTCGGAGTACCAGAACCTGAAGCAGGTCGCGATGGGCAAGAACGTATCGATCTACACCACCGCTGTCGTCAAGCTGCCGCCGGCCGTGTCGGCCAGCGCCGCACCGCCCAAGCCGGCGGCGGCCAACAACGTCGCTTCGGCGGCGCCGGCCAAGGCCAAGGCGGAAGAACAACTCGCTGCCTTATGA
- a CDS encoding glucokinase — MQTVASKTSRNVGADHADGPRLLADIGGTNARFALEPGPGRIESVKTLPAADYKEFTDAVQAYLKLAGNPPVRHAVVDIANPVQGDQIKMTNHDWAFSIEAARRLLGFDTLLVVNDFTALSMAVPQLKPADLWQIGGGVAEPDQPIGVVGAGTGLGVGGLVRGDGRWLPLASEGGHVAFAPANAREVAVLQYGWKTYEHLSAERLVSGPGLEMIHRALLAIDGHPEQELKAAQIVEQGLQQGDAPCKETIDLFCSMLGTVAADLALTLGSLGGIYIGGGVVPHLGDYFERSPFRARFENKGRMSVVTRKIPTYVITAEYPAFIGVSAILDDGLRA, encoded by the coding sequence ATGCAAACTGTCGCATCCAAGACTTCCCGCAACGTCGGCGCCGACCATGCCGACGGCCCACGCCTGCTGGCCGACATCGGCGGCACCAACGCGCGCTTCGCGCTGGAGCCCGGGCCGGGCCGCATCGAAAGCGTCAAGACGCTACCTGCCGCCGACTACAAGGAATTCACCGACGCCGTGCAGGCCTACCTGAAGCTGGCCGGCAATCCGCCGGTGCGGCACGCGGTGGTGGACATCGCCAATCCGGTGCAGGGCGACCAGATCAAGATGACCAACCACGACTGGGCGTTCTCCATCGAGGCCGCGCGCCGGCTGCTGGGCTTCGATACGCTGCTGGTGGTCAATGATTTCACCGCCCTGTCGATGGCCGTCCCGCAGCTCAAGCCGGCCGACCTGTGGCAGATCGGCGGCGGCGTCGCCGAACCGGACCAGCCGATCGGCGTGGTCGGCGCCGGCACCGGACTGGGCGTCGGCGGCCTGGTGCGCGGAGACGGCCGCTGGCTGCCGCTGGCCAGCGAGGGCGGCCACGTCGCCTTCGCCCCGGCCAACGCGCGCGAGGTCGCGGTGCTGCAATACGGTTGGAAGACTTATGAACACCTGTCGGCGGAACGCCTGGTGTCCGGCCCCGGGCTTGAGATGATCCACCGCGCCCTGCTGGCCATCGACGGCCATCCGGAACAGGAACTGAAAGCCGCGCAGATCGTGGAGCAAGGCCTGCAGCAAGGCGACGCGCCATGCAAGGAAACCATCGATCTCTTCTGCAGCATGCTGGGCACGGTCGCCGCCGACCTGGCGCTGACCCTGGGATCGCTGGGCGGCATCTACATCGGCGGCGGCGTGGTGCCGCACCTGGGCGACTACTTCGAACGCTCGCCGTTCCGCGCGCGCTTCGAGAACAAGGGGCGCATGTCGGTGGTGACCAGGAAAATCCCGACCTATGTCATCACGGCCGAGTACCCCGCCTTCATCGGCGTATCGGCCATCCTGGACGACGGGTTGCGCGCCTAG
- a CDS encoding tetratricopeptide repeat protein — protein sequence MRQQASAATILLQQALALHQQGKMKAAEELYKKALSKDARHFEANYLYGMLKLHLEDWEAAQAQLGKAIDLNPGHIDTYFDRGTALRHLERYDEALQCYERALALKPDFLQAQHMRSNTLRSLGRLHDALDGYRKLLSQATDDADVWFEYGNTQHDLELLDDAIESYRKAIALRPDFIEAVFNLGNTFKYLGQLADAETCYRRALELDPKFVQAISNLSFVLYQQGKSEEALAVFDESADVSEDLVELWFNRGATLEELQRFDEALEKYHRAQEIDPDYAPAHWNESLLHLRRGDFSRGWKKYEWRWRTDQMIGKLQTFSEPLWLGGEPIEGKTILIHAEQGFGDSIQFIRFASVLAARGATVIAQVQAALKELLRNTPGISQVLEPDETLPPFDFHCPIMSLPLACGMTGDRDIPRAPYLTPDSAKWRAWYEKLGSKRGFRVGLVWAGSAATGNPGSAIIDPLRSIPFAVFNPLLALQRMHPDLSFYSLQVGEPSQQLRDSPMQRQVHDFSDELHDFSDTAALVANLDLIISVDTSVCHLAGAIGKPVWLLNRFNTCWRWQLERIDTPWYSNFNLFRQGKDESWEAVMTRVRSSLAQVLGNGA from the coding sequence ATGCGTCAACAAGCATCCGCCGCCACCATCCTTCTGCAACAAGCCCTTGCGCTCCACCAACAAGGCAAAATGAAAGCGGCAGAAGAGCTGTACAAGAAAGCGCTGTCGAAGGATGCCCGGCATTTCGAGGCAAACTACCTCTACGGCATGCTCAAGCTGCACCTTGAGGACTGGGAAGCCGCGCAGGCGCAGCTGGGAAAGGCGATCGACCTCAATCCCGGCCACATCGACACCTATTTCGACCGCGGTACGGCATTGCGACATCTTGAACGCTACGATGAAGCGCTGCAGTGTTACGAGCGCGCGCTGGCATTGAAGCCTGACTTCCTGCAGGCGCAGCATATGCGCAGCAACACCTTGCGCTCGCTCGGGCGGCTGCATGATGCGCTTGATGGTTACAGGAAGCTCTTATCCCAGGCCACCGACGACGCCGACGTCTGGTTCGAATACGGAAACACCCAGCATGACCTGGAATTGCTGGACGATGCCATCGAGAGTTATCGCAAAGCCATCGCATTGCGGCCCGATTTCATCGAAGCTGTTTTCAACTTGGGCAACACCTTCAAGTATCTTGGCCAGCTTGCCGATGCAGAGACCTGCTACCGCCGGGCATTGGAGCTCGACCCCAAGTTCGTCCAGGCGATCTCCAACCTGAGTTTCGTGCTGTACCAGCAAGGCAAGTCGGAAGAAGCGCTTGCGGTCTTCGACGAGAGCGCAGACGTCAGCGAAGACCTGGTGGAGCTATGGTTCAACCGCGGAGCAACATTGGAGGAGCTCCAGCGCTTCGATGAGGCCTTGGAAAAATACCATCGCGCCCAGGAGATCGATCCCGATTACGCGCCGGCGCATTGGAATGAAAGTCTGCTCCATTTGCGACGAGGAGACTTTTCCCGTGGCTGGAAGAAGTACGAATGGCGCTGGCGAACCGATCAGATGATCGGAAAATTGCAAACATTCTCCGAACCGCTGTGGCTGGGCGGTGAGCCGATCGAAGGCAAAACCATCCTGATTCACGCTGAACAGGGCTTTGGAGATTCCATCCAGTTCATCCGCTTCGCCTCCGTACTCGCCGCGCGCGGCGCCACCGTCATTGCCCAGGTGCAAGCGGCGCTCAAGGAGCTGTTGCGCAACACACCCGGCATCTCGCAGGTGCTGGAGCCAGACGAAACCTTGCCGCCGTTCGACTTCCACTGCCCCATCATGAGCCTGCCGCTGGCCTGCGGGATGACCGGAGACAGGGATATTCCCCGCGCACCGTATTTGACGCCGGACTCGGCCAAATGGCGCGCATGGTACGAGAAGCTCGGCTCCAAGCGAGGTTTCCGCGTTGGGCTGGTGTGGGCGGGCAGCGCCGCGACCGGGAATCCCGGCTCGGCCATCATTGATCCGCTGCGCTCCATTCCCTTTGCAGTATTCAATCCGCTACTGGCGTTGCAACGCATGCATCCGGATCTGAGTTTCTATTCGCTGCAAGTGGGCGAACCCAGCCAGCAACTGCGGGACAGCCCCATGCAGCGCCAAGTGCATGACTTCTCCGACGAGCTGCATGACTTCTCCGATACTGCCGCGCTGGTCGCCAATCTGGACCTGATCATCTCAGTCGACACGTCCGTCTGCCACCTGGCGGGCGCCATCGGCAAGCCCGTCTGGCTGCTCAACCGCTTCAATACTTGTTGGCGCTGGCAACTGGAACGCATCGATACCCCGTGGTACTCGAACTTCAATTTGTTCCGACAAGGCAAGGATGAAAGCTGGGAGGCCGTCATGACGCGGGTCCGCAGCAGCCTTGCGCAAGTCCTTGGGAATGGCGCCTGA
- the ribH gene encoding 6,7-dimethyl-8-ribityllumazine synthase produces MTIGTFEADLNGESLRIGIVQARFNEDVCHGLLAACLAELKHLGVADEDILHVTVPGALEIPLALQKMAETEQFDALIALGAVIRGETYHFELVSNESGAGITRIGLDFGLPIANAVLTTENDEQAEVRMAEKGADAARVAVEMANLSIVLEELAQTTEEE; encoded by the coding sequence ATGACCATTGGAACATTTGAAGCGGATTTGAATGGCGAAAGCTTGCGCATCGGTATCGTGCAGGCGCGCTTCAATGAAGACGTCTGCCACGGCCTGCTGGCCGCGTGCCTGGCGGAGTTGAAGCACCTGGGCGTCGCCGACGAGGACATCCTGCACGTGACCGTGCCGGGCGCGCTGGAAATCCCGCTGGCGCTGCAGAAGATGGCCGAGACCGAACAGTTCGACGCCCTGATCGCGCTGGGCGCGGTGATCCGCGGCGAGACCTATCATTTCGAGCTGGTCTCCAACGAGTCCGGCGCCGGCATCACCCGCATCGGCCTGGATTTCGGCTTGCCCATCGCCAACGCCGTGCTGACCACCGAGAACGACGAGCAGGCGGAAGTCCGCATGGCCGAGAAGGGCGCCGACGCCGCGCGCGTCGCCGTCGAGATGGCCAATCTGTCCATCGTGCTGGAAGAGCTGGCCCAGACCACAGAGGAAGAGTAA
- a CDS encoding pyridoxal phosphate-dependent aminotransferase, with amino-acid sequence MQLTDLASRLQNIAPFHVMELAKKAAVLEQQGRHIIHMGIGEPDFTAPPAVVEAATRAMADGKMQYTSATGLPQLRQAISDHYRSVYGLDIAAERIVVTAGASAALLLACAALVEPGSEVLMPDPSYPCNRHFVAAFEGQARLIASGPEHRFQLSAQMVREHWGQATRGVLLASPSNPTGTSILPEELRAIVGEVRERRGFTIVDEIYQGLSYEGAPFSALSLGEDVVVINSFSKYFNMTGWRLGWLVLPPALVPQIEKLAQNLFICASSIAQHAGVACFAPESIAIYEERKAEFKRRRDYIVPALESLGFTVPVTPDGAFYVYADCSALSDDADQLTIDMLNEAGVVLVPGLDFGPFTARRYIRLSYATSMENLREAVARLRVFFDKRKPA; translated from the coding sequence ATGCAACTGACTGATCTCGCCTCCCGCCTGCAGAACATCGCTCCCTTCCACGTCATGGAACTGGCCAAGAAGGCCGCCGTGCTGGAGCAGCAAGGGCGCCATATCATCCATATGGGCATCGGCGAGCCTGACTTCACGGCGCCCCCGGCGGTGGTCGAGGCGGCCACCCGCGCCATGGCCGACGGCAAGATGCAGTACACCTCGGCGACCGGCCTGCCGCAGTTGCGCCAGGCGATCTCCGACCACTATCGCAGCGTCTACGGCCTGGATATCGCGGCCGAGCGCATCGTGGTCACGGCCGGCGCATCCGCCGCCTTGCTGCTGGCCTGCGCCGCGTTGGTCGAACCGGGCTCGGAAGTGCTGATGCCGGACCCCAGCTATCCCTGCAACCGCCATTTCGTCGCCGCCTTCGAGGGCCAGGCCAGGCTGATCGCCAGCGGCCCCGAGCATCGCTTCCAGCTGTCCGCGCAGATGGTGCGCGAACACTGGGGGCAAGCCACCCGCGGCGTGTTGCTGGCGTCGCCTTCCAATCCGACCGGCACTTCCATCCTGCCCGAGGAGCTGCGGGCGATCGTTGGCGAGGTGCGCGAGCGTCGCGGCTTCACCATCGTCGATGAGATCTACCAGGGCCTGTCGTATGAGGGCGCGCCGTTCTCCGCGCTGTCGCTGGGCGAAGACGTGGTGGTGATCAACAGCTTCTCCAAGTACTTCAACATGACCGGCTGGCGCCTTGGCTGGCTGGTGCTGCCGCCGGCGCTGGTGCCGCAGATCGAGAAGCTGGCGCAGAACCTGTTCATCTGCGCTTCCTCGATCGCCCAGCATGCGGGCGTGGCCTGCTTCGCACCGGAGTCGATTGCCATCTACGAAGAGCGCAAGGCCGAGTTCAAGCGCCGCCGCGACTACATCGTGCCGGCGCTGGAAAGCCTGGGCTTCACGGTGCCGGTGACGCCGGACGGTGCCTTCTATGTCTATGCCGATTGCAGCGCCTTGTCCGACGACGCCGACCAGCTCACCATCGACATGCTCAACGAAGCGGGAGTGGTGCTGGTGCCGGGACTGGACTTCGGTCCTTTCACCGCGCGCCGCTACATCCGGCTGTCGTATGCGACCTCGATGGAAAACCTGCGGGAGGCGGTGGCCCGGCTCAGGGTGTTCTTCGACAAGCGCAAGCCGGCTTGA